The following coding sequences are from one Alosa alosa isolate M-15738 ecotype Scorff River chromosome 3, AALO_Geno_1.1, whole genome shotgun sequence window:
- the si:dkey-219c10.4 gene encoding high affinity cGMP-specific 3',5'-cyclic phosphodiesterase 9A isoform X1: MSAAVPEEMATKIIYFTINGRPEQAEFPLDCPAQDVKDLFRSAAEAGPHDILKLYNPKGNIINISPQLAPNTPQSSYKLEVVAADCNSEPLGTELAVALGFDLSSMEKRLQSLEKKILIEAGETPAIVYEMKRQVESFREKLESVEHLSWLGLFKELSNATHKPSPFYHKRTLRKTREECEHVRDKFLQMSSLEVSDEVRQYLKTPTFDNWQWEDAEIMVLLQVMYVDLDFISTFNIELEVLQQFLYEVYRRYNNIPFHNFKHCFCVTQMMYGLIWLTDLRSTMDSIDLLTLLTSAVCHDLDHTGYNNAYQINARTELALRYNDISPLENHHCAVAFEILEKNESNIFRNLSTDQYKRIREGIIRCILATDMTRHNEILNKFKSLLTVFDFSSKDHRDVLMMILIKVSDISNEARPMDVAEPWLDCLLQEFFNQSDMEKLEGLPVSPFMDRDKVTKPSSQTGFIRFVLLPLFMELANLFPCLELHIIDPVRKALNYYTEMEKALEREKLNRAQSDKTGKSKEASASGSKEPDPPDESSLKPTAV, from the exons ATGTCTGCAGCTGTACCGGAGGAGATGGCCACCAAAATCATCTACTTCACCATTAACGGCAGACCAGAGCAGGCAGAGTTCCCTCTCGACTGCCCCGCACAAGACGTCAAAG ACCTGTTCCGCTCTGCTGCAGAGGCTGGCCCCCACGACATCCTGAAGCTCTACAACCCCAAGGGCAACATCATCAACATCTCCCCCCAGCTAGCCCCCAACACACCCCAGTCCTCCTACAAATTGGAGGTGGTGGCCGCCGACTGCAACAGTGAGCCGTTAG GTACAGAACTTGCAGTGGCACTCGGATTTGATCTGTCATCCATGGAGAAAAG GTTACAGAGTCTGGAGAAGAAGATCTTAATAGAGGCAGGGGAGACTCCAGCTATCGTGTACGAGATGAAGAGACAGGTGGAGTCCTTCAGGGAAAAACTCGAG AGCGTCGAGCACCTGAGTTGGCTAGGCCTGTTTAAAGAGCTTTCTAATGCGACCCACAAGCCGTCTCCATTCTACCACAAGAGAACCCTTCGCAAGACCCGAGAGGAGTGTGAGCACGTCAGGGACAAGTTCCTCCAAATGAG TTCATTAGAAGTCTCTGATGAGGTGAGGCAGTATCTGAAGACTCCCACCTTTGATAATTG GCAGTGGGAGGATGCAGAGATCATGGTGCTGCTGCAGGTGATGTACGTGGACTTGGACTTCATCTCCACCTTCAACATCGAGCTGGAGGTGCTGCAGCAGTTCCTCTACGAGGTCTACCGGCGCTACAACAACATCCCCTTCCACAACTTCAAACACTGCTTCTGCGTCACACAGATG ATGTATGGACTGATATGGTTGACAGACCTTAGGAGTACGATGGACAGCATTGACCTCCTGACCTTACTGACCTCGGCTGTCTGTCACGACCTTGACCACACTGGGTACAACAACGCCTACCAG ATTAATGCGCGTACAGAACTCGCTCTGCGTTATAATGACATCTCGCCTCTGGAGAACCACCACTGTGCCGTTGCCTTTGAGATCCTGGAAAAG AATGAAAGCAACATCTTCCGAAACCTGTCAACAGATCAGTACAAAAGAATACGAGAAGGAATCATCAG GTGCATCCTGGCCACAGACATGACCAGACACAATGAGATCCTGAACAAGTTCAAGTCCCTCCTGACTGTGTTTGACTTCAGCAGCAAGGACCACAGAGACGTG CTGATGATGATCCTGATCAAGGTGAGTGACATCTCCAACGAGGCCAGGCCCATGGACGTGGCAGAACCCTGGCTGGACTGCCTGCTGCAGGAGTTCTTTAATCAG AGTGACATGGAGAAACTTGAGGGCCTGCCTGTTTCTCCGTTCATGGACCGAGACAAAGTGACCAAGCCCTCATCCCAGACTGGCTTCATCCGGTTTGTCCTGCTGCCACTCTTCATGGAGCTGGCCAACCTCTTCCCTTGCCTGGAG CTCCATATCATCGACCCTGTGCGGAAGGCCTTGAACTATTACACAGAAATGGAGAAAGCCCTGGAGAGGGAGAAACTGAACCGGGCCCAGAGCGACAAGACAGGGAAGTCCAAAGAGGCCTCGGCCTCCGGATCAAAGGAACCAGACCCACCGGATGAGTCCAGTCTGAAACCCACCGCAGTGTGA
- the si:dkey-219c10.4 gene encoding high affinity cGMP-specific 3',5'-cyclic phosphodiesterase 9A isoform X3 produces the protein MEKRLQSLEKKILIEAGETPAIVYEMKRQVESFREKLESVEHLSWLGLFKELSNATHKPSPFYHKRTLRKTREECEHVRDKFLQMSSLEVSDEVRQYLKTPTFDNWQWEDAEIMVLLQVMYVDLDFISTFNIELEVLQQFLYEVYRRYNNIPFHNFKHCFCVTQMMYGLIWLTDLRSTMDSIDLLTLLTSAVCHDLDHTGYNNAYQINARTELALRYNDISPLENHHCAVAFEILEKNESNIFRNLSTDQYKRIREGIIRCILATDMTRHNEILNKFKSLLTVFDFSSKDHRDVLMMILIKVSDISNEARPMDVAEPWLDCLLQEFFNQSDMEKLEGLPVSPFMDRDKVTKPSSQTGFIRFVLLPLFMELANLFPCLELHIIDPVRKALNYYTEMEKALEREKLNRAQSDKTGKSKEASASGSKEPDPPDESSLKPTAV, from the exons ATGGAGAAAAG GTTACAGAGTCTGGAGAAGAAGATCTTAATAGAGGCAGGGGAGACTCCAGCTATCGTGTACGAGATGAAGAGACAGGTGGAGTCCTTCAGGGAAAAACTCGAG AGCGTCGAGCACCTGAGTTGGCTAGGCCTGTTTAAAGAGCTTTCTAATGCGACCCACAAGCCGTCTCCATTCTACCACAAGAGAACCCTTCGCAAGACCCGAGAGGAGTGTGAGCACGTCAGGGACAAGTTCCTCCAAATGAG TTCATTAGAAGTCTCTGATGAGGTGAGGCAGTATCTGAAGACTCCCACCTTTGATAATTG GCAGTGGGAGGATGCAGAGATCATGGTGCTGCTGCAGGTGATGTACGTGGACTTGGACTTCATCTCCACCTTCAACATCGAGCTGGAGGTGCTGCAGCAGTTCCTCTACGAGGTCTACCGGCGCTACAACAACATCCCCTTCCACAACTTCAAACACTGCTTCTGCGTCACACAGATG ATGTATGGACTGATATGGTTGACAGACCTTAGGAGTACGATGGACAGCATTGACCTCCTGACCTTACTGACCTCGGCTGTCTGTCACGACCTTGACCACACTGGGTACAACAACGCCTACCAG ATTAATGCGCGTACAGAACTCGCTCTGCGTTATAATGACATCTCGCCTCTGGAGAACCACCACTGTGCCGTTGCCTTTGAGATCCTGGAAAAG AATGAAAGCAACATCTTCCGAAACCTGTCAACAGATCAGTACAAAAGAATACGAGAAGGAATCATCAG GTGCATCCTGGCCACAGACATGACCAGACACAATGAGATCCTGAACAAGTTCAAGTCCCTCCTGACTGTGTTTGACTTCAGCAGCAAGGACCACAGAGACGTG CTGATGATGATCCTGATCAAGGTGAGTGACATCTCCAACGAGGCCAGGCCCATGGACGTGGCAGAACCCTGGCTGGACTGCCTGCTGCAGGAGTTCTTTAATCAG AGTGACATGGAGAAACTTGAGGGCCTGCCTGTTTCTCCGTTCATGGACCGAGACAAAGTGACCAAGCCCTCATCCCAGACTGGCTTCATCCGGTTTGTCCTGCTGCCACTCTTCATGGAGCTGGCCAACCTCTTCCCTTGCCTGGAG CTCCATATCATCGACCCTGTGCGGAAGGCCTTGAACTATTACACAGAAATGGAGAAAGCCCTGGAGAGGGAGAAACTGAACCGGGCCCAGAGCGACAAGACAGGGAAGTCCAAAGAGGCCTCGGCCTCCGGATCAAAGGAACCAGACCCACCGGATGAGTCCAGTCTGAAACCCACCGCAGTGTGA
- the si:dkey-219c10.4 gene encoding high affinity cGMP-specific 3',5'-cyclic phosphodiesterase 9A isoform X2 — protein MSAAVPEEMATKIIYFTINGRPEQAEFPLDCPAQDVKDLFRSAAEAGPHDILKLYNPKGNIINISPQLAPNTPQSSYKLEVVAADCNSTELAVALGFDLSSMEKRLQSLEKKILIEAGETPAIVYEMKRQVESFREKLESVEHLSWLGLFKELSNATHKPSPFYHKRTLRKTREECEHVRDKFLQMSSLEVSDEVRQYLKTPTFDNWQWEDAEIMVLLQVMYVDLDFISTFNIELEVLQQFLYEVYRRYNNIPFHNFKHCFCVTQMMYGLIWLTDLRSTMDSIDLLTLLTSAVCHDLDHTGYNNAYQINARTELALRYNDISPLENHHCAVAFEILEKNESNIFRNLSTDQYKRIREGIIRCILATDMTRHNEILNKFKSLLTVFDFSSKDHRDVLMMILIKVSDISNEARPMDVAEPWLDCLLQEFFNQSDMEKLEGLPVSPFMDRDKVTKPSSQTGFIRFVLLPLFMELANLFPCLELHIIDPVRKALNYYTEMEKALEREKLNRAQSDKTGKSKEASASGSKEPDPPDESSLKPTAV, from the exons ATGTCTGCAGCTGTACCGGAGGAGATGGCCACCAAAATCATCTACTTCACCATTAACGGCAGACCAGAGCAGGCAGAGTTCCCTCTCGACTGCCCCGCACAAGACGTCAAAG ACCTGTTCCGCTCTGCTGCAGAGGCTGGCCCCCACGACATCCTGAAGCTCTACAACCCCAAGGGCAACATCATCAACATCTCCCCCCAGCTAGCCCCCAACACACCCCAGTCCTCCTACAAATTGGAGGTGGTGGCCGCCGACTGCAACA GTACAGAACTTGCAGTGGCACTCGGATTTGATCTGTCATCCATGGAGAAAAG GTTACAGAGTCTGGAGAAGAAGATCTTAATAGAGGCAGGGGAGACTCCAGCTATCGTGTACGAGATGAAGAGACAGGTGGAGTCCTTCAGGGAAAAACTCGAG AGCGTCGAGCACCTGAGTTGGCTAGGCCTGTTTAAAGAGCTTTCTAATGCGACCCACAAGCCGTCTCCATTCTACCACAAGAGAACCCTTCGCAAGACCCGAGAGGAGTGTGAGCACGTCAGGGACAAGTTCCTCCAAATGAG TTCATTAGAAGTCTCTGATGAGGTGAGGCAGTATCTGAAGACTCCCACCTTTGATAATTG GCAGTGGGAGGATGCAGAGATCATGGTGCTGCTGCAGGTGATGTACGTGGACTTGGACTTCATCTCCACCTTCAACATCGAGCTGGAGGTGCTGCAGCAGTTCCTCTACGAGGTCTACCGGCGCTACAACAACATCCCCTTCCACAACTTCAAACACTGCTTCTGCGTCACACAGATG ATGTATGGACTGATATGGTTGACAGACCTTAGGAGTACGATGGACAGCATTGACCTCCTGACCTTACTGACCTCGGCTGTCTGTCACGACCTTGACCACACTGGGTACAACAACGCCTACCAG ATTAATGCGCGTACAGAACTCGCTCTGCGTTATAATGACATCTCGCCTCTGGAGAACCACCACTGTGCCGTTGCCTTTGAGATCCTGGAAAAG AATGAAAGCAACATCTTCCGAAACCTGTCAACAGATCAGTACAAAAGAATACGAGAAGGAATCATCAG GTGCATCCTGGCCACAGACATGACCAGACACAATGAGATCCTGAACAAGTTCAAGTCCCTCCTGACTGTGTTTGACTTCAGCAGCAAGGACCACAGAGACGTG CTGATGATGATCCTGATCAAGGTGAGTGACATCTCCAACGAGGCCAGGCCCATGGACGTGGCAGAACCCTGGCTGGACTGCCTGCTGCAGGAGTTCTTTAATCAG AGTGACATGGAGAAACTTGAGGGCCTGCCTGTTTCTCCGTTCATGGACCGAGACAAAGTGACCAAGCCCTCATCCCAGACTGGCTTCATCCGGTTTGTCCTGCTGCCACTCTTCATGGAGCTGGCCAACCTCTTCCCTTGCCTGGAG CTCCATATCATCGACCCTGTGCGGAAGGCCTTGAACTATTACACAGAAATGGAGAAAGCCCTGGAGAGGGAGAAACTGAACCGGGCCCAGAGCGACAAGACAGGGAAGTCCAAAGAGGCCTCGGCCTCCGGATCAAAGGAACCAGACCCACCGGATGAGTCCAGTCTGAAACCCACCGCAGTGTGA